A window of Hymenobacter aerilatus contains these coding sequences:
- a CDS encoding glycoside hydrolase family 43 protein, giving the protein MIGRRTGWALLLSCQLLAVAAQAQEAKKPVVRQNVPLDSIRLSDPFILADAKTKQYYMTGTGGLLWKSPDMKRWSGPYTVAQPDPTSWMGPKPIIWAAEIHPYQGKYYYFATFTNQAVKIDTVQGTPIERRACHVLVSNQPGGPYVPVPGGDATYLPANKPTLDGTLWVDKDQKPYLVYCYEWLQNQNGTIEKIQLKPDLSGTIGTGQVLFRASDAPWSRENPRSGPARPNKVTDGPYLFRTGTGRLGMIWTSWIYDVYTQGVAYSTSGTLDGPWVQEKDPITPPNYGHGMLFRDLNGKLLMAAHSHQDIKGHYHRVPHLFSVDVSGNKLVLGKPYRP; this is encoded by the coding sequence ATGATAGGAAGGAGAACAGGCTGGGCACTGCTGCTGAGCTGCCAACTGCTAGCCGTGGCCGCGCAGGCGCAGGAAGCCAAAAAACCGGTCGTTCGGCAGAACGTGCCGCTGGATTCTATTCGGCTGAGCGACCCGTTCATCTTGGCCGACGCGAAAACCAAGCAGTACTACATGACCGGCACCGGCGGCCTGCTCTGGAAAAGCCCGGATATGAAGCGCTGGTCGGGGCCCTACACGGTGGCCCAGCCCGACCCTACCTCCTGGATGGGGCCGAAGCCCATAATTTGGGCCGCTGAGATTCACCCCTACCAGGGCAAGTATTACTACTTCGCCACCTTCACCAACCAGGCCGTGAAGATTGATACGGTGCAGGGCACGCCCATTGAGCGCCGGGCCTGCCACGTGCTGGTCAGCAACCAACCGGGCGGCCCCTACGTGCCCGTCCCTGGCGGCGACGCCACCTACCTGCCGGCCAATAAGCCTACCCTCGATGGCACCTTGTGGGTAGATAAAGACCAGAAACCCTACTTGGTGTACTGCTACGAGTGGCTGCAAAACCAGAACGGCACCATCGAAAAGATACAGCTGAAGCCCGACCTGAGCGGCACCATAGGCACCGGTCAGGTACTGTTTCGGGCCAGCGACGCGCCCTGGAGCCGCGAAAACCCGCGCTCTGGTCCCGCCCGACCCAACAAAGTAACAGACGGCCCCTATCTATTCCGCACTGGCACCGGCCGCCTGGGCATGATCTGGACCAGCTGGATCTACGATGTGTACACCCAGGGTGTAGCCTACTCCACCAGCGGCACCCTCGATGGCCCGTGGGTGCAGGAAAAAGACCCCATCACCCCGCCCAACTATGGCCACGGCATGCTGTTCCGCGACCTGAACGGCAAGCTGCTGATGGCCGCGCACAGCCACCAGGACATCAAGGGCCACTACCACCGCGTGCCGCACCTGTTTTCGGTGGATGTGTCGGGCAACAAGCTGGTGTTGGGCAAGCCCTACCGACCGTAG
- a CDS encoding DUF1349 domain-containing protein, which translates to MKNRSNALLLALALLAACNTNTPSTGTAVEKHNPAEATKQPDTSPGDSCNVQFAGITFTRSLNGAAQNATVNGNVLTLRSDAKRDNFNDPDGKLSNHTAPVLLTQVDNTKPFTFTAKVEPEFLETYDAGVLYVYLRPDLWQKFAYERDERARTRIVSVRTIGTSDDNNHDQLKAKSVYLKISSDTKTIGYYYSLDQRQWELARLYKNDYPATIWLGVSAQSPMGKGMSTRFEDCSLTATSVSDFRLGQ; encoded by the coding sequence ATGAAAAATAGGAGTAACGCTCTTTTGCTCGCGCTGGCCTTGCTCGCGGCCTGCAACACCAACACGCCGAGTACCGGCACCGCCGTCGAGAAGCATAACCCTGCCGAAGCCACGAAGCAACCGGATACTTCTCCCGGCGACTCGTGCAACGTGCAGTTTGCGGGCATCACCTTCACCCGGTCGCTGAACGGGGCGGCGCAGAATGCCACCGTGAACGGCAACGTGCTGACGCTGCGCAGCGACGCCAAGCGCGACAACTTCAACGACCCCGATGGCAAACTCAGCAACCACACGGCGCCGGTACTGCTCACGCAAGTGGATAACACCAAGCCGTTTACCTTCACGGCCAAGGTAGAGCCGGAGTTTCTGGAAACCTACGACGCGGGCGTGCTCTACGTGTACCTGCGCCCCGACCTATGGCAGAAGTTTGCCTACGAGCGCGACGAGCGGGCTCGCACGCGCATCGTGAGTGTGCGCACCATCGGCACATCCGACGACAACAACCACGACCAGTTGAAGGCCAAAAGTGTGTATTTGAAAATCTCGTCCGATACCAAGACCATCGGCTACTATTACTCGCTCGACCAGCGGCAGTGGGAGCTGGCTCGGCTGTACAAAAACGACTATCCCGCTACTATCTGGCTAGGTGTCAGCGCACAGTCGCCAATGGGCAAAGGTATGAGCACGCGCTTCGAGGACTGTTCACTTACCGCCACCAGCGTTTCCGACTTCCGCCTGGGACAATAG